One Nicotiana tomentosiformis chromosome 1, ASM39032v3, whole genome shotgun sequence genomic window, AGCTTGATATGATAGCCCACGAGTTAGATGAGAGTGAGAGTCTCAGTCGATAGGATACTCTTGATTTTTTTCAACATGCTTCAATGAAGATAGTGATTCTATGTACTTGATGGTACTTGAAATTTTAATGCTATAGTTATAATATTAATGTGAAAACTTTATTCTGGATAGGATCAATTTATCAATTGAAGGTGTTCATCAGTCCTAAATTAGTACTTTTCTCATCCCAGTTGCACGATTGCTGAAAGAGTAAACTGTTTGAATTGATTATGAAGTGTTTAGGGAAAAATGTTTAGAAGGGAAATAATTTCCTTGCAAGTAGTCAAATTCTGTGTGCAATAAAATATAATCTCATATCATTGGATCCAAATGAAACCTATAGCAACATTTCATAACAAGTATTAACTGTATCAAACTATTGCAACACTGTAACACCAAAGCTAGGAAATAAGTCTTACAACATAGTACAAATGTTTATGCCTTTAAGTAAGTAAAGGAAAACTGTCCTGTATGTCactaaatataaataaaaggaaGGTTGAAAGATGGAGATTTTTTCTTCCATCCTTATTCTATACACATTAGTCACAGGAACTTCAAGACTCAGATTTAAAGAGCTGGAATTTCTGAAGAGACTTGATAAGGCCTTGAACAGATCCAGCAGCAGCAAGGAGCGAGATAATCAAGCACACAAGACTCAATATCTTCAACCAAATCCAGGTAAATGAATATTTAGGAATCTTGGCTTGTGCAATGTACATTTGAATTGGGAAATAGACAGTGAGTGGCCAAAATGAGGCTGCTCCCAGAAGCCCGACGAAATCGTTGAAGAATGGGAATAGCATGGCTAATATGGTTGTGAATATCACATATGCAGTTCTCCACACCAGCCTGTAAAAACTGAAAGGGAACAGCCCCAAGGGTGAAAGGTTAATCATATATTCTCTTGTTATGAATTTACTTTCTGGCCATTTCTGTTTGCTCCAACCTTCTACAAATGCAAATATTGGTTGACAGAACACCTGCAAACATATTATCAAACTGAGCTTGACATTGGATTTAAACTGATCTGTTATGTTAGACACTAGACGTGTCACGCCTGTACCAAGGATATGACCAAGCGGTCAAAGAAATGGGATAAAAACCATAGGGGACCAGAGTTCAAATCCCAGCAGAATCAAAATACGCTAGGTGATTTATTCCATCTGCCTAAGGACCCTTGTTTCCGAACTCATCACTTCAATACATAGACAAACACATTCCTAGTCACCGGGCTAGATTTATCCGGTATTTGTGCTGGTATAAGAAAAGATAGGGAAAAAAATTACTAGAGATGTTTGTTATGTTTGATGTTACCTGGTAAGCTCCAACAAGATGAACGACAATGCAGACATTAGCGAAATCAACAAGCCAGAAAGGTTCATAGAAACCGAATCCTGTTAAAAAGTTTCCAGGAGCTTTGTTTCCAAATGCAGCATACCCAATAAGTCCACAGAGCATGTAAAATATTGTTGACACAGAGATACCAATACAGCTAGCCCTTTTCATGTACTGATTCTCTCTTGGATGGGATTTCAGTGTGTCCTGTTGATTCAGTTGGTCACAAAACATTATTAAGTGGCTAGATAAAATAGTTTAGAAAACTGGTCTTAGCTAGTGGTTGTTAAGAGAAATATGCATTGCCTGAATTTCAATAAGAACAGTAGAGAAAGCATAGGCAAAGGCAATATCTCCAAGAGCAGAGAAGGTGTTCCACATCTTGTCTGTGCCTGACAATTCCTTTTCAATTCGTGTTCCTGTTAAGCTCGTGTCTCCATTTACTCCATCATCTTCCATGTCAGATAACAAAACATTTGTAAAccatcaagaaaaagaaaaacattaAAAATAAAGGCTTAACTTTTATACGCTTAACACTGTGAAAAACATTACACTATGCGATCACCTTTTACAGCAGGTTGATTgtgtgtaattttttttttttttttacactgTCAGTGAATAGAATATAAAGCTTAAAAATTAAGAATAGAACATGTTGGAAATGATACTAACTTGCAATCTTGGCAATAGAGAGACCAAGTCCAATGAAAGAATAAGCAAAAGACATAACAGCAGCAATGAGGGAGAGAAATGAAAGCTTGTGAAAGTTTGGGATTTGGCTTAGAATAATTTGGAAAATCCCAAATATAATTATGAAAGGATTATTTGACTCATGACAACCAGCAGCATGACCATGCTTATGAAAGCAATTTGATCTTTTAATTGCCCTGAAAGAAAAACATAGAATTAATCATGAATGATTATGATTGTGTACTAAACAAATTAGCCTATAAAAATTGtactataaaaatattcttacaCCATGCTGATGGATGTGGTGATTGCATATCCAATGGTTATGCCAACAAGATTACTATATTGAGCTATTCCACATAGCTGAACTTTCATTCCTCCTGCATCCGTAGAAAATAATACGGCACAATAAATATTTAGAGATCTGTGAATCTGAATCTCGTTTATACTTTATACAATGCAAAATCTCTAATAAGGGATGTTTGAACTACTACTActttgagaaaaagaaaaaacgtTCATTGCTTCTTACTCTAAGTGCAGCTAATCTATGTGTTGGAGCATGAGGCACATGAACCCATGCTTCTCTTTATATACcatatataataatattattgACATTATTTAAATATACAAGTGTGCATTCAAGCTCAAAGAATACTATGGTTCAATAATTATTGGGTACGCCTTTACATTTGAAGTTAGAGTTTTTGTTCTCAGTTATCAGTTTTAGGCATGTCTAGTGCCCCTCTTGCGTTTTTATtaagtattttttcttttttcctttatttttttattggTTTATTCATTCCACATTCTCAAATCTAACAAGTTGAAATCCTCATCTCCCTTTGTCATcacaaaattttaaataattaaaattaatagCAGTGGATAATGTAGCATGGTTCAATGATCTTAGTATTTTTGATATGGAGTATAGCTACATATGTTATAAATCAATAAAtttataagaaaaaaaaattaattttaacctATAATTTCTAAATGCTAATGGATTCATGGAAAGAATTTTTAAAGGCTGAAcccgtcaaatataaattttaaattcaCCTCCTTATAATAGTGCACACATCTTTTTggaatcctggatccgcctttGACGTTGACAATGTATTTTCATGATCATCGACACTGCTGCTTAGCTATACATGTATTTTAGTATGTTTACATGCCATTTTTCATCATGAAATACGCAACTATTTAGAGtgcatttattttacttaatgaaCTCGGGTGTAATTATTCGTACTCTTTAAAACATTTTATGTCCTCCTTCATGTTAAGATTTGTCCCTTGTCGATccattttttctttaaaataaaaataaaaatagaaaaggaCAATAACTCATTGAGAAATGGTTAAAATTGTAGTCAGAAACAAAGAATGGGACGGCAAAGTCTAGGCAGAAACATAACGAAAGAAGATAAGTGAATCATTAATGAAATCCTTATCACCAACAATGGCTTTATGCAAAGAATACTCAATTGTAATTAATGACCACAACCAACAACCCTTCTCTTTTTTGTTCTCCTGGGAAATTGACGTGCCTGATTTTTGGTCTAAAAAGATTAATGTGGcacattattttttttaattatggtctaaaatatatttttatattttaacacTATTTAATTTTGTTATTTTCATTTTATCTTGAATGAAATAACTTGTTAGGATCCACATTACGGCTCAagttttattttgtttcttagcCCCATaaaatcaaattaaattagtgttatttttctcttattttttgaagaccttaaaaattgttagatTTTGCGGATCTATGACCAAAGATACATTTCAAAGACAATGTCAAATATTCCCGTTGACCATTATCGCTTCAACTGAAAAAGTATCAAAACTTGATTGTTTAAGCCGTTACAAATCTAACTTATCAAGCGAAATAATTAATGTTTAACTCAAAAACATGACCAAACTCTTACCTCGAGAAACATGCATCTTAAAGATAAATGTCACATTGATCTCAGCACGTAAAAATAAATACATTCAACATAACACAAATTTTCGATGCGTTGGAAACGAAAACAACACAATCGTAATATTTTTTACACTGTCAATAATGCATAGAATTCGTACCGAGATGGGAACGAACAGCATCCATATAGGTGTAGTTGCGAGAGCCATCAGGGGCGCGATAACAGTCAGCAAGAAGGAGAGAAGTGAACCAAGTTATGACTGAGAAAGCAACGAGAGCAACTGGTCCTGCTATCCATCCCAACTGTGCTGTAGCCCATGCCAAAGATAACACTCCTGATCCTATCACCGCTGTTATGATATGGGCACTTGTAGTCAATACCGTTCCTGTAATttcacaaaattaattataatcaCTTTGCTTTTAATTTGCAAAAAATCTCACTAAGATTTTGCAGAAGCCAAAATATTTAGTAACGGTGTTGCTCAAAA contains:
- the LOC104118005 gene encoding amino acid permease 6-like, with amino-acid sequence MERSLSVSMGGGFDDTSKFDDDGRPKRTGTVLTTSAHIITAVIGSGVLSLAWATAQLGWIAGPVALVAFSVITWFTSLLLADCYRAPDGSRNYTYMDAVRSHLGGMKVQLCGIAQYSNLVGITIGYAITTSISMVAIKRSNCFHKHGHAAGCHESNNPFIIIFGIFQIILSQIPNFHKLSFLSLIAAVMSFAYSFIGLGLSIAKIANDGVNGDTSLTGTRIEKELSGTDKMWNTFSALGDIAFAYAFSTVLIEIQDTLKSHPRENQYMKRASCIGISVSTIFYMLCGLIGYAAFGNKAPGNFLTGFGFYEPFWLVDFANVCIVVHLVGAYQVFCQPIFAFVEGWSKQKWPESKFITREYMINLSPLGLFPFSFYRLVWRTAYVIFTTILAMLFPFFNDFVGLLGAASFWPLTVYFPIQMYIAQAKIPKYSFTWIWLKILSLVCLIISLLAAAGSVQGLIKSLQKFQLFKSES